The following proteins come from a genomic window of Gynuella sunshinyii YC6258:
- a CDS encoding DUF805 domain-containing protein, with the protein MSTQNPYQAPTGELTEENELYGKIRLFSPATRIGRIRYQAYIWVASLIFYLVAALFSVVAPMVLNAGGISISQLLLLATPLYLAMIYYSIVLMIQRLHDLNRSGWFSLLILVPLVNAIFMLWIVFAPGTPATNDYGHRPPPNKIWHWLCAFITPLLLIGIIAAIAMPAYNQYVERAQSMQQ; encoded by the coding sequence ATGAGTACACAAAACCCTTATCAGGCACCTACGGGTGAGCTGACCGAAGAAAATGAACTCTATGGAAAAATCCGCTTGTTTTCGCCTGCAACACGTATTGGCAGAATACGATACCAGGCCTACATCTGGGTCGCATCGCTGATATTTTACCTGGTTGCAGCATTGTTCTCCGTTGTCGCTCCCATGGTGCTCAACGCCGGTGGAATTTCGATTTCTCAACTCTTACTGTTGGCCACCCCGCTGTACCTGGCCATGATTTATTATTCCATCGTATTAATGATTCAGAGGCTTCATGACCTGAACCGATCCGGATGGTTCTCCCTGCTGATCCTTGTTCCGCTGGTGAATGCCATATTCATGCTATGGATAGTCTTTGCTCCCGGAACACCTGCGACCAACGATTATGGCCACCGGCCACCGCCGAATAAAATCTGGCACTGGCTATGTGCATTCATTACTCCGCTGCTTCTGATCGGTATTATTGCCGCCATCGCCATGCCAGCATATAACCAATATGTTGAGAGAGCTCAGTCAATGCAACAATAG
- a CDS encoding alpha/beta hydrolase family protein, giving the protein MRLVFLLGLFAVCCQVSAQAVGFHQQVIGVHSARPLPITIWYPGEQMDTVESIGENPVFYGISAIRDAAPKKGRFGVVLLSHGYRGNWRNLSWLAADLVQDGFIVAAVDHPGTTSRDHNPLQASQWWQRPKDLSRVLDWLVTDSQWQPFLDSQRVAAIGHSQGGWTVMNLIGARFDREQFNLDCQSLPSPRTCGLAGELGLDVPQPGEPDSLLKDERIKAAVSLDLGLARGFSASSLEAIATPSLILAAGVDIGDLPQQMESGYLAEHIPENKRQYRVYEDAAHFSFMQLCKPGAAELLDQEQPGDSIICLDGSERSRAALHQDMYEQISLFLNTVFND; this is encoded by the coding sequence ATGAGGTTGGTATTTTTGTTAGGTTTGTTTGCCGTGTGCTGTCAGGTCTCAGCGCAGGCAGTGGGGTTCCATCAACAGGTAATTGGGGTACACAGTGCCCGGCCGCTGCCGATCACAATCTGGTACCCCGGTGAGCAGATGGACACGGTGGAAAGTATTGGTGAGAACCCTGTTTTTTATGGCATTTCTGCCATTCGGGATGCGGCACCCAAAAAGGGTCGCTTTGGGGTAGTTTTGCTGTCTCATGGTTATCGTGGCAACTGGCGCAATCTGAGCTGGCTTGCCGCTGATCTGGTACAGGACGGTTTTATCGTTGCGGCAGTCGATCATCCCGGTACCACATCGCGTGATCACAACCCTCTCCAGGCGTCACAATGGTGGCAGCGTCCGAAAGATCTCTCCAGGGTACTCGACTGGCTGGTCACCGATTCTCAATGGCAGCCGTTTCTGGACAGTCAACGTGTCGCAGCCATTGGCCACTCTCAAGGTGGATGGACCGTCATGAATCTGATTGGTGCCCGTTTTGACCGAGAGCAGTTTAATCTGGATTGCCAAAGTCTGCCGAGTCCCAGAACCTGTGGCTTGGCTGGTGAGCTGGGGCTGGATGTGCCACAACCCGGAGAGCCTGATTCTTTGCTGAAGGATGAGCGGATCAAAGCAGCGGTTTCACTGGATCTAGGGCTGGCCCGGGGGTTTTCAGCCAGCAGTCTGGAGGCAATTGCAACACCCAGCCTGATTTTGGCGGCTGGTGTGGATATTGGTGATTTACCGCAGCAAATGGAGTCGGGTTATCTGGCTGAACATATTCCGGAAAACAAACGTCAGTATCGGGTTTATGAAGATGCGGCTCATTTCAGTTTTATGCAACTCTGCAAACCGGGTGCGGCTGAATTACTGGATCAGGAACAGCCTGGGGACAGCATAATCTGCCTGGATGGCAGTGAGCGTAGCCGTGCGGCGTTGCATCAGGATATGTATGAACAGATTTCCCTTTTCCTGAACACAGTCTTTAACGATTGA
- a CDS encoding helix-turn-helix domain-containing protein, protein MPAIPLPFVIALLLLLLTAVISYRQEANLKPKVIFLLSCTCLVVITGLRWIQTIAAIHWLQPIAAACIPPATWYCFALMQQTRLSLWHLSGPLLTLLLLLFRSFWHVPLDILLFGLYTGYGFAVLRILFRNELTLQRVRFSDLDHVNKAAGFAGTLLVFSALIDGLIALDLVGSGGRHTMVILTTAQLLLLPLLSIAVITSSHAVVIDSGEDLAEPGQSKEPDSQENQNIATLIDHLIRQQQLFLDPDLTLNRLARKAGIPARQISAAMNAVHGRNISQLINEYRIEWAKRLLTTTQDPITQIYLASGFQTKSNFNREFSRITNTTPSDYRRSVST, encoded by the coding sequence ATGCCCGCCATACCTCTGCCATTTGTCATTGCCCTGCTATTGCTGTTACTGACAGCGGTCATTAGTTATCGCCAGGAAGCCAACCTCAAGCCCAAAGTTATTTTTCTGCTCAGTTGTACCTGTCTGGTTGTTATCACCGGGCTACGCTGGATCCAGACAATAGCGGCCATTCACTGGCTGCAACCCATTGCTGCGGCCTGTATTCCTCCCGCCACCTGGTACTGTTTTGCCTTAATGCAGCAGACACGACTATCGCTCTGGCATCTGAGCGGTCCGCTGCTAACCCTGTTATTGCTGTTGTTTCGGTCATTCTGGCATGTCCCTTTGGATATTCTGCTGTTCGGTCTCTACACAGGCTACGGCTTTGCTGTGCTCAGAATACTCTTCCGCAACGAGCTGACCTTGCAACGGGTGCGATTTTCGGATCTTGACCACGTCAACAAAGCCGCCGGTTTTGCCGGTACCTTGTTGGTGTTTTCAGCCTTGATCGATGGACTGATTGCATTGGATCTGGTCGGCTCTGGAGGTCGGCACACCATGGTCATTTTGACAACGGCTCAACTGTTGTTACTGCCACTGCTGAGTATTGCGGTGATCACTAGCAGTCATGCTGTCGTCATTGACAGCGGCGAAGACCTGGCCGAGCCGGGTCAGAGCAAAGAGCCTGACAGCCAGGAAAATCAGAACATTGCTACATTGATTGATCATCTGATTCGCCAACAACAACTGTTCCTGGACCCGGACCTGACCCTGAACCGGCTGGCTCGAAAAGCCGGCATTCCAGCCCGGCAAATATCGGCGGCCATGAATGCGGTACACGGCCGCAATATTTCCCAACTCATTAATGAATATCGGATTGAATGGGCCAAACGATTACTGACGACCACTCAAGATCCGATCACGCAGATTTATCTGGCTTCAGGCTTTCAAACCAAATCCAATTTCAATCGTGAATTTTCCCGCATCACCAACACCACACCGAGCGACTACCGGCGCTCGGTATCGACCTGA
- the greA gene encoding transcription elongation factor GreA, with protein sequence MERVPMTVEGEKALQTELQHLKTVERPRIIAAIAEAREHGDLKENAEYHAAREQQGFAEGRIKEIEAKLSSSQVIDISQIPHTGKVIFGTTVTLINTETEEEVTYQIVGEDEANVRNKKISVTSPIARALIGKEEGDVVVVKTPGGTVEYEIDEVQHL encoded by the coding sequence ATGGAACGCGTTCCAATGACCGTTGAAGGTGAAAAAGCCCTTCAAACCGAGTTACAGCATTTAAAAACCGTGGAACGGCCACGGATCATCGCCGCAATTGCCGAGGCAAGAGAGCACGGCGACCTGAAGGAAAACGCTGAATATCACGCTGCACGTGAACAACAGGGCTTTGCTGAAGGTCGGATAAAAGAGATCGAAGCCAAGTTATCGAGCTCACAGGTAATAGATATCTCTCAGATTCCTCACACCGGAAAAGTGATTTTCGGCACCACGGTGACCTTGATTAATACCGAAACTGAGGAAGAAGTGACCTATCAAATCGTTGGGGAAGACGAAGCCAACGTAAGGAACAAAAAAATCTCCGTAACCTCGCCGATTGCCCGCGCATTAATCGGGAAGGAAGAGGGCGATGTTGTGGTGGTCAAAACACCAGGCGGTACCGTCGAATACGAGATTGACGAAGTTCAGCATCTCTAA
- the carB gene encoding carbamoyl-phosphate synthase large subunit — MPKRTDIQSILILGAGPIVIGQACEFDYSGAQACKALREEGYRVILVNSNPATIMTDPAMADATYIEPIVWQEVEKIIAKEQPDALLPTMGGQTALNCALDLERHGVLEKYGVEMIGANADTIDKAEDRERFDLAMKAIGLETPRSGLAHNMEEAREIQKGLGFPVIIRPSFTMGGSGGGIAYNKDEFEEICARGLDLSPTSELLIDESLIGWKEYEMEVVRDKNDNCIIICSIENFDAMGVHTGDSITVAPAQTLTDKEYQLMRNASLAVLREIGVETGGSNVQFGISPDTGRMVVIEMNPRVSRSSALASKATGFPIAKVAAKLAVGYTLDELQNDITGGVTPASFEPSIDYVVTKIPRFAFEKFAQANDRLTTQMKSVGEVMAIGRNFQESLQKAMRGLETGSAGFEPMIDQQAEGAKDRIIHELKEPGPDRLWYVADAFRFGFSVDEVYRFSGIDPWFLVQIEDLLKDEAALADQSVSALTVEQLRKLKRKGFSDARLAVLLNASEAEVRAHRHGLGLYPVYKRVDTCAAEFASTTAYMYSSYDEECEANPGEREKIMILGGGPNRIGQGIEFDYCCVHAAFAAKEEGYETIMVNCNPETVSTDYDTSDRLYFEPVTLEDVLEIVAVEKPKGVIVHYGGQTPLKLARDLEAAGVPIIGTSPDAIDRAEDRERFQTMIHHLKLIQPENATARSTEQAIQKATEIGYPLVVRPSYVLGGRAMEIVYKESELVQYMTSAVKVSNDAPVLLDRFLNHAIEVDIDCISDGETVVIGAIMQHIEQAGVHSGDSACSLPPYSLSKDIQDQIREQVKAMALELEVVGLMNVQMAWQDGVLYVIEVNPRASRTVPFVSKAIGTSLASVAAKVMTGRKLTELGFVEEIVPTHFSVKESVFPFNKFPSVDPILSPEMKSTGEVMGTGTTFGEAFGKAALGSGAKLPKPGKVIFSVRDNDKPDAIETARSLVSLGFEIHATSGTASIFRENGVDCAVVNKVKEGRPHLVDMIKNGEISFIINTTEGRESINDSSEIRRTALQNKVYYTTTLAAAQATVKALQHIEESPVRRLQDLHNA, encoded by the coding sequence ATGCCCAAAAGAACTGACATACAAAGCATTCTCATCTTAGGCGCGGGACCGATTGTCATCGGTCAGGCCTGCGAATTCGATTACTCCGGCGCCCAGGCTTGTAAAGCCCTGCGGGAAGAGGGTTATCGGGTCATTCTGGTAAATTCCAATCCAGCCACCATCATGACCGATCCGGCCATGGCGGATGCCACTTATATTGAACCCATCGTCTGGCAGGAAGTGGAAAAAATCATTGCCAAGGAGCAACCAGACGCGCTGTTGCCAACCATGGGCGGCCAGACCGCACTGAACTGTGCTCTGGACCTGGAACGCCATGGCGTTTTGGAAAAATATGGTGTGGAAATGATCGGTGCCAACGCCGACACCATCGACAAAGCCGAGGATCGCGAGCGATTTGATCTGGCCATGAAGGCTATCGGTCTGGAAACCCCGCGTTCCGGACTGGCTCATAATATGGAAGAAGCCAGAGAAATCCAGAAAGGTCTGGGCTTCCCAGTGATTATCCGGCCATCGTTCACCATGGGTGGTTCCGGTGGTGGTATTGCCTACAACAAAGATGAGTTTGAAGAAATCTGTGCTCGCGGGCTGGATTTGTCTCCGACCAGCGAGCTGCTGATTGATGAATCGCTGATCGGCTGGAAAGAATATGAAATGGAGGTTGTCCGCGATAAAAACGACAACTGCATTATCATCTGCTCCATTGAAAACTTTGATGCCATGGGTGTGCATACCGGCGACTCAATTACAGTCGCACCGGCACAGACATTGACCGACAAAGAATATCAATTGATGCGGAATGCCTCTCTGGCAGTTCTGCGGGAAATTGGTGTTGAGACTGGTGGTTCCAATGTTCAGTTTGGCATCAGTCCGGATACCGGCCGCATGGTGGTCATTGAAATGAATCCCAGAGTCAGCCGCTCTTCGGCGCTGGCATCCAAAGCAACGGGATTTCCAATCGCCAAAGTCGCTGCCAAACTGGCGGTTGGTTACACTTTGGACGAACTGCAGAACGATATCACCGGTGGTGTAACACCGGCATCCTTCGAACCCAGTATCGATTATGTGGTCACCAAAATCCCTCGCTTTGCTTTTGAGAAATTCGCCCAGGCCAATGATCGTCTGACCACACAGATGAAGTCAGTCGGTGAAGTGATGGCTATCGGCCGGAATTTCCAGGAATCACTGCAAAAAGCCATGCGGGGATTGGAAACCGGTTCTGCCGGTTTTGAACCGATGATCGATCAACAGGCCGAAGGGGCCAAAGACCGGATCATCCACGAACTTAAAGAGCCTGGCCCGGATCGTCTCTGGTATGTGGCAGATGCGTTTCGGTTCGGTTTCTCCGTCGATGAGGTTTATCGCTTTTCCGGCATTGACCCCTGGTTCCTGGTGCAGATTGAAGATCTGCTGAAGGATGAGGCGGCGCTGGCCGATCAAAGCGTTAGTGCTCTGACTGTCGAGCAACTGCGCAAACTCAAGCGCAAAGGATTCTCCGATGCCCGTCTGGCGGTTTTACTCAATGCCAGTGAAGCCGAAGTCCGTGCTCATCGTCATGGTCTGGGTCTGTATCCGGTATACAAGCGGGTAGACACCTGCGCTGCAGAATTTGCTTCTACCACCGCCTATATGTACTCCAGCTATGACGAAGAGTGCGAAGCCAATCCAGGCGAGCGCGAAAAAATCATGATTCTTGGCGGTGGACCCAACCGGATCGGCCAGGGCATCGAGTTTGATTACTGCTGTGTCCATGCTGCATTTGCAGCCAAGGAAGAAGGGTATGAGACCATCATGGTCAACTGTAACCCGGAAACCGTATCAACCGACTATGACACATCTGACAGACTCTATTTTGAGCCGGTTACCCTTGAGGACGTGCTCGAAATCGTGGCAGTTGAAAAACCCAAAGGCGTTATCGTTCATTATGGCGGACAAACACCACTGAAACTGGCCCGGGACCTGGAAGCGGCCGGCGTACCGATCATCGGCACGTCACCAGATGCGATCGACCGGGCGGAAGACCGTGAACGCTTCCAGACCATGATCCATCATTTAAAACTCATCCAGCCGGAAAACGCCACTGCGCGCAGTACCGAACAGGCCATCCAAAAAGCCACCGAGATCGGATATCCGCTGGTTGTCAGACCATCCTATGTACTGGGTGGCCGGGCCATGGAAATTGTGTACAAAGAATCCGAACTGGTGCAGTACATGACCTCCGCAGTCAAAGTTTCCAATGATGCTCCGGTACTGTTGGACCGTTTTCTGAATCATGCCATTGAAGTGGATATCGACTGCATCAGCGATGGCGAAACTGTCGTGATCGGGGCGATCATGCAGCATATTGAACAAGCTGGCGTCCATTCAGGCGATTCTGCCTGCTCACTGCCGCCTTACAGTCTGTCCAAAGACATCCAGGATCAGATTCGTGAACAGGTAAAAGCCATGGCACTGGAACTTGAAGTGGTGGGGCTGATGAACGTGCAGATGGCCTGGCAGGATGGTGTGCTGTATGTCATCGAGGTCAATCCCCGTGCTTCACGGACCGTTCCGTTTGTATCCAAAGCCATCGGTACCTCTCTGGCCAGCGTAGCCGCCAAAGTCATGACCGGTCGTAAGCTGACGGAACTGGGATTTGTTGAAGAAATCGTTCCGACTCATTTTTCGGTCAAGGAATCGGTATTCCCATTCAACAAGTTCCCGTCTGTTGACCCGATTTTGAGCCCTGAAATGAAGTCCACTGGCGAGGTCATGGGCACAGGTACCACGTTTGGCGAAGCGTTTGGCAAAGCCGCACTCGGATCCGGTGCCAAACTGCCCAAGCCCGGCAAGGTAATTTTCAGTGTTCGCGACAACGACAAGCCAGATGCCATCGAAACCGCCAGAAGCCTGGTCAGTCTGGGGTTTGAAATCCATGCAACCTCCGGCACCGCCAGCATCTTCAGAGAAAACGGAGTGGACTGCGCGGTTGTCAACAAGGTGAAAGAAGGTCGTCCGCACCTCGTGGATATGATTAAGAATGGTGAAATCAGTTTCATCATCAATACCACGGAAGGGCGTGAATCGATTAATGATTCCTCGGAAATTCGTCGCACCGCCCTGCAAAACAAGGTGTATTACACGACAACCCTTGCCGCCGCTCAGGCGACCGTCAAAGCCTTGCAGCACATTGAAGAGAGCCCGGTTCGTCGTCTGCAGGATCTGCACAACGCCTGA